A part of Neovison vison isolate M4711 chromosome 8, ASM_NN_V1, whole genome shotgun sequence genomic DNA contains:
- the KCNS3 gene encoding potassium voltage-gated channel subfamily S member 3 — protein MVFGEFFHRPGPDEELVNLNVGGFKQSVDQSTLLRFPHTRLGKLLTCHSEEAILELCDDYSVANKEYYFDRNPSLFRYVLNFYYTGKLHVMEELCVFSFCQEIEYWGINELFIDSCCSHRYQERKEENHEKDWDQKSNDVSTDTSFEESSLFEKELEKFDKLRFGQLRKKIWIRMENPAYCLSAKLIAISSLSVVLASIVAMCVHSMSEFQNEDGEVDDPVLEGVEIACITWFTGELAIRLVATPCQKKFWKNPLNIIDFVSIIPFYATLAVDTKEEESEDIENMGKVVQILRLMRIFRILKLARHSVGLRSLGATLRHSYHEVGLLLLFLSVGISIFSVLIYSVEKDEHMSSLTSIPICWWWATISMTTVGYGDTHPVTLAGKLIASTCIICGILVVALPITIIFNKFSKYYQKQKDIDVDQCSEDPPEKGHDLPYFNIRDIYAQRMHAFITSLSSVGIVVSDPDSTDASSIEDNEDIYNAASLENCTAK, from the coding sequence ATGGTGTTTGGTGAATTTTTCCATCGCCCTGGACCAGACGAGGAACTTGTCAACTTGAACGTGGGGGGCTTTAAGCAGTCCGTCGACCAAAGCACCCTCCTGCGGTTTCCTCACACTCGACTTGGAAAGTTGCTCACCTGCCACTCggaagaggccattctggagcTGTGTGATGACTACAGCGTGGCCAATAAGGAGTACTATTTCGATCGGAACCCCTCCTTATTCAGATacgttttgaatttttattacaCGGGGAAGCTGCACGTCATGGAGGAGCTGTGTGTGTTCTCCTTCTGCCAGGAGATCGAGTACTGGGGCATCAACGAGCTTTTCATCGATTCCTGCTGCAGTCATCGCTACCAGGAGCGCAAGGAGGAAAACCACGAGAAGGACTGGGACCAGAAGAGCAATGACGTGAGTACCGACACCTCCTTTGAAGAGTCGTCTCTGTTcgagaaggagctggagaagttTGACAAGCTGCGATTTGGTCAGCTCCGGAAGAAGATCTGGATTCGAATGGAAAACCCAGCCTACTGCCTGTCCGCCAAGCTCATTGCCATCTCTTCCTTGAGCGTGGTGCTGGCCTCCATTGTGGCCATGTGTGTCCACAGCATGTCGGAGTTCCAGAACGAGGACGGGGAGGTAGACGACCCCGTGCTGGAAGGCGTGGAGATCGCGTGCATCACTTGGTTCACTGGCGAGCTCGCCATCCGGCTGGTGGCCACTCCCTGTCAAAAGAAGTTCTGGAAGAACCCTCTGAACATAATTGACTTCGTCTCCATTATCCCTTTCTATGCCACGTTGGCTGTGGACACCAAGGAGGAGGAGAGCGAGGACATCGAGAACATGGGCAAAGTTGTCCAGATCCTCAGGCTAATGAGGATTTTCCGAATTCTCAAGCTTGCCCGGCACTCGGTGGGACTTCGATCTCTCGGTGCCACACTGAGACACAGCTACCACGAAGTTGGgctgctgcttctctttctctctgtgggcATTTCCATCTTTTCTGTGCTTATCTATTCTGTGGAGAAGGATGAGCACATGTCCAGCCTCACCAGCATTCCCATCTGCTGGTGGTGGGCCACCATCAGCATGACGACCGTGGGCTATGGAGACACCCACCCAGTCACCTTGGCAGGGAAGCTTATCGCCAGCACGTGCATCATCTGTGGCATCTTGGTGGTGGCCCTTCCTATCACCATCATCTTCAACAAGTTTTCCAAGTACTACCAGAAGCAGAAGGACATTGACGTGGACCAGTGCAGCGAGGACCCCCCAGAGAAGGGTCATGATCTCCCTTACTTTAACATTAGGGATATTTACGCGCAGCGGATGCACGCCTTCATTACTAGCCTATCTTCCGTGGGAATTGTGGTGAGCGATCCCGATTCCACGGATGCTTCGAGCATTGAAGACAACGAGGATATTTATAACGCCGCATCCTTGGAGAACTGCACAGCAAAATGA